In Candidatus Hydrogenedentota bacterium, the following proteins share a genomic window:
- a CDS encoding ROK family protein yields the protein MGDLLVKGDHVVGLDIGATKIMASVFNHKFETLGQSRKRSRKNGQTAEARIRQIIREALEEAGNPPIRGIGVGSPGPLDPKTGVIIDTPNLGWKDFPLGETLSKEFGVPVVVDNDVNVGTYGEWRFGDISDCEDIVGVFPGTGIGGGIIINRKLLHGYSGAAGEVGHMTIEVNGPYCGCGKRGCLEAVASRIAIAKEIAALAVREDAPYIKANCGTDIENMRSSAIAKAIENGEKMVEGVVRKAAYYVGIAVANLINILSPQAVVLGGGLVEAMTDLYLEEVNRGVKEHAMPFLRKGVRIVPAKLGDDAVVLGAAHLVAKRLRAQAKA from the coding sequence ATGGGTGATCTGCTGGTGAAAGGGGACCATGTCGTCGGGCTGGACATCGGCGCGACGAAGATCATGGCGTCGGTGTTCAATCACAAGTTCGAGACGTTGGGGCAGAGCCGCAAGCGCAGCAGGAAGAACGGCCAGACGGCGGAAGCCCGCATACGGCAGATCATCCGGGAAGCTCTTGAAGAAGCGGGGAACCCGCCCATCCGGGGCATCGGTGTCGGGTCTCCAGGACCGCTGGACCCGAAGACGGGCGTTATCATTGACACGCCGAATCTGGGCTGGAAGGACTTCCCGCTGGGAGAAACGCTCTCGAAAGAGTTCGGCGTGCCGGTTGTCGTGGACAATGACGTCAACGTGGGCACCTATGGCGAATGGCGGTTCGGCGATATCAGCGATTGCGAAGACATCGTGGGCGTGTTTCCGGGTACGGGCATCGGCGGCGGGATCATCATTAATCGAAAGCTGCTGCACGGATATTCGGGCGCGGCGGGCGAAGTGGGCCATATGACCATCGAGGTCAACGGCCCGTATTGCGGCTGCGGCAAGCGCGGTTGCCTCGAGGCGGTTGCCTCGCGCATAGCGATTGCGAAAGAGATAGCGGCATTGGCCGTGCGCGAGGACGCGCCATACATAAAGGCGAACTGCGGCACCGATATCGAGAACATGCGCAGCAGCGCGATCGCGAAGGCCATAGAAAACGGCGAGAAGATGGTTGAAGGGGTGGTGCGCAAGGCCGCTTACTACGTGGGTATCGCCGTGGCGAACCTCATCAATATCCTGAGTCCGCAGGCCGTGGTGCTCGGCGGCGGCCTCGTCGAAGCGATGACGGACCTGTATCTGGAGGAGGTCAACCGCGGGGTCAAGGAGCATGCGATGCCGTTCCTGCGAAAGGGCGTCCGGATCGTCCCCGCGAAACTGGGCGACGACGCAGTCGTGCTCGGTGCGGCGCACCTGGTCGCGAAGCGGCTGCGCGCCCAGGCCAAAGCCTGA
- a CDS encoding NPCBM/NEW2 domain-containing protein: MSAALCLLCSLPVCAITAPEPVALVGPGGVRAVFSETPRGWMWTALEDTASGQAWTISGPGCAFKVRGSSPEGTEDGQFPEIATHSDRIVLTGVMPALSLAVNRFYSFCEDGRTLRIETAIRALERPLILDRLRLLKIRVENEDFRLMGPQNVSSPVFGQVLFTGIEHPVASCRVEGDTLDLAQVADLEVTTESTGLANVIVGVASQEDLRAGPEEGMRRAFLRYLDTVRVKPRDLHVHYNDWWTAPVPSSESFVLSNIAALKQGLFDTTGFFFDSYALDAGWSNPHSAWEISAKHFPRRFDRIREALAAVHARPGLWISPSSLYPFALDNHWLESAGYEVMPHRTLGYSACTGIGGKYQQAFRDALLRYQAEAGLAHVKFDGFVPECDASTHGHPAGEASRFALAEGLIQVFDALRARDPGIALEPTCFGYQPSPWWLMHTPFIIGPFGDDSPPGRCPCPEWIESMTTARDIKNLEGRDAFLMPSSALQCFDIIVQCPGAFQNHAVMSIGRGRWFVSCYINPQFMDTKEWGFFSDLIAWARHNREVLQEPLPIGGDPAKREAYGYAFLGARRSLYCLRNPWIEETTLTLEPPECEESACELRMLYPRRELLARQSKEMPLTVGLGPYETVFAEVLPSSDETTGSLARPQPRVDWRPAAGPTIERVRFSSDVPAFGPSWTTPVGESEELVRFAASGNVRIDDATDAELCVLAEGTAELASSLCRLTVDGARVTPSMVSSVGAFAASGAPPEEYWTWFLAPLHAGASEISMEMLAPSTPASFGLYVRGYTRAGTSLAPTEGPAFPTYQPDCASWSRTLVPLTPLAVDDVAARVVPRPIERIDGVYADALDWSEAAAGWGEVRRNASVMEQTMRLGGRSFLRGLGTHAPSRIVFSVPEGCVFFAATIGKDQEVPGGSVVFVVQADGHECYRSPVMSNATAPTDIHIPVAGVDTLTLLVEDAGDGIAADHADWAEARFLRQEEGSQGKPSRGRTD; encoded by the coding sequence ATGTCCGCCGCACTCTGTCTGCTATGTTCTCTGCCTGTCTGCGCAATCACGGCCCCTGAACCGGTCGCGCTGGTTGGACCCGGAGGCGTCCGGGCGGTCTTCTCGGAGACGCCGCGGGGCTGGATGTGGACTGCATTGGAGGATACGGCATCGGGACAGGCCTGGACGATTTCCGGTCCGGGTTGCGCCTTTAAGGTCCGCGGAAGTTCCCCGGAAGGCACGGAGGATGGCCAATTCCCGGAGATCGCAACGCACAGCGACCGCATCGTCCTTACTGGAGTCATGCCAGCCCTGTCGCTTGCGGTCAATCGCTTCTACTCGTTCTGCGAAGACGGTCGCACTTTGCGGATCGAGACTGCAATCCGCGCCCTGGAACGGCCCCTGATTCTTGACCGGCTGAGACTGCTCAAGATTCGTGTCGAGAATGAGGACTTCAGGCTAATGGGGCCGCAAAATGTGTCCAGTCCGGTCTTTGGCCAGGTTCTTTTCACCGGTATCGAACATCCCGTAGCCTCTTGTCGGGTCGAAGGCGATACGCTGGACCTTGCGCAGGTCGCGGATTTGGAGGTTACGACAGAGTCTACCGGCTTGGCGAACGTGATTGTCGGGGTCGCGTCGCAAGAGGACCTGCGCGCCGGCCCGGAAGAAGGCATGCGCCGCGCGTTCCTGCGCTATCTCGACACCGTGCGCGTGAAGCCGCGCGATTTGCATGTGCACTACAACGACTGGTGGACGGCGCCGGTGCCGTCCTCCGAATCGTTCGTATTGTCGAATATCGCCGCGCTCAAGCAGGGCCTCTTCGATACGACGGGTTTCTTTTTCGATTCGTATGCGCTCGATGCGGGCTGGTCCAATCCCCATTCCGCCTGGGAAATCAGTGCCAAGCATTTTCCGCGGCGCTTTGACCGGATCCGCGAGGCCTTGGCCGCGGTCCACGCGAGGCCCGGCCTCTGGATTTCGCCCAGCAGCCTTTATCCCTTCGCGCTCGACAATCACTGGCTGGAATCGGCCGGATATGAGGTAATGCCGCACCGCACGCTGGGCTATAGCGCCTGCACAGGCATCGGCGGGAAGTACCAGCAGGCGTTCCGCGACGCCTTGCTGCGCTACCAGGCCGAAGCCGGGCTCGCGCACGTCAAGTTCGACGGCTTTGTCCCGGAATGCGATGCGTCAACACATGGTCATCCTGCTGGAGAGGCCTCACGTTTCGCGCTTGCGGAAGGGTTGATCCAGGTTTTTGACGCCTTGCGCGCGCGAGACCCCGGCATTGCCCTCGAACCCACCTGTTTCGGATACCAGCCGAGTCCGTGGTGGCTCATGCACACGCCCTTCATTATCGGACCCTTCGGCGACGACAGCCCGCCGGGCCGCTGCCCCTGCCCGGAATGGATTGAGTCCATGACCACGGCTCGCGACATCAAGAATCTTGAAGGGCGTGATGCCTTTCTCATGCCCAGTTCCGCCCTGCAGTGCTTCGACATTATCGTGCAGTGCCCCGGCGCGTTTCAGAACCATGCCGTTATGTCCATCGGGCGCGGGCGCTGGTTTGTTTCCTGCTATATCAACCCGCAATTCATGGACACGAAAGAATGGGGATTCTTTTCGGACCTGATTGCATGGGCCCGCCATAATCGCGAAGTCCTGCAGGAGCCGCTTCCGATAGGCGGGGACCCGGCGAAACGGGAGGCCTATGGCTATGCCTTTCTGGGGGCACGACGGTCTCTCTATTGCCTGCGAAACCCGTGGATCGAGGAGACGACTTTGACCCTGGAACCGCCTGAATGTGAGGAATCGGCCTGCGAACTACGAATGCTCTACCCACGCCGGGAACTCCTTGCACGGCAATCGAAGGAGATGCCCCTCACCGTCGGGTTGGGGCCCTATGAGACGGTGTTTGCGGAGGTTTTGCCCAGTAGTGACGAGACAACCGGTTCCCTTGCGCGTCCTCAGCCGCGTGTGGATTGGCGTCCCGCCGCTGGCCCAACCATCGAGCGTGTGCGTTTCAGCAGCGATGTCCCTGCATTCGGGCCGTCGTGGACCACGCCCGTGGGCGAATCCGAGGAACTCGTGCGCTTCGCCGCGAGCGGCAACGTCAGGATTGATGATGCGACAGACGCTGAGTTGTGCGTACTCGCCGAGGGTACCGCGGAATTGGCCAGTAGTCTTTGCAGACTGACCGTCGACGGCGCGCGAGTAACACCGTCCATGGTTTCATCGGTGGGCGCGTTTGCCGCCTCCGGGGCGCCGCCTGAAGAGTATTGGACATGGTTCCTCGCGCCGTTGCATGCAGGTGCAAGCGAGATCTCCATGGAAATGCTTGCGCCGAGTACCCCCGCCTCGTTCGGACTCTATGTCCGTGGTTATACCCGGGCGGGCACCTCCCTTGCCCCCACCGAGGGCCCGGCATTCCCCACCTATCAGCCCGACTGTGCAAGCTGGTCACGCACGCTGGTGCCGCTGACGCCGCTCGCAGTTGACGATGTGGCCGCACGTGTCGTGCCCCGGCCCATTGAGCGGATTGACGGCGTATACGCCGACGCGCTCGACTGGTCGGAGGCGGCCGCGGGTTGGGGCGAAGTCCGCCGGAACGCGAGCGTGATGGAGCAGACCATGCGCTTGGGCGGCAGGTCCTTCCTGCGGGGGCTCGGCACGCACGCGCCTTCGCGCATCGTATTCAGCGTTCCCGAAGGTTGCGTATTCTTCGCGGCTACGATCGGAAAGGACCAGGAAGTTCCAGGGGGTTCCGTCGTGTTTGTGGTCCAGGCCGACGGCCACGAATGCTACCGAAGCCCCGTCATGTCCAACGCGACCGCCCCCACGGATATCCACATACCCGTGGCGGGCGTAGACACGCTCACGCTCCTTGTCGAAGACGCAGGCGACGGCATAGCCGCCGACCACGCGGATTGGGCCGAGGCGCGATTCCTGCGTCAGGAAGAAGGGTCTCAGGGAAAGCCCTCGCGCGGGCGGACGGACTGA